A portion of the Bacteroidales bacterium genome contains these proteins:
- a CDS encoding transposase, translated as MYTPVKGVKGQAESIKYFDKAAADLFSTAVSRVRQPIESFFNWLEEKTGIQRASKVRSANGLLVHVFGRLAVAFMYLFFNP; from the coding sequence ATGTACACTCCCGTTAAAGGGGTGAAAGGTCAAGCGGAATCCATAAAATACTTCGACAAGGCTGCTGCGGATCTATTCTCCACCGCTGTGTCTAGGGTACGTCAACCCATTGAGTCTTTCTTCAACTGGCTAGAGGAGAAGACTGGCATTCAAAGGGCGTCTAAAGTTCGATCGGCAAACGGATTGCTTGTTCATGTGTTTGGTAGACTAGCCGTTGCATTTATGTACCTTTTTTTCAACCCTTAA
- a CDS encoding SpoIIE family protein phosphatase, whose amino-acid sequence MNDDPNIFFENSLDEIFDKFKKTDIPQNKPHNPYKFLDSYTLDDKDIFFGREKEIEELYRKYNSSNLLLVYGQSGTGKTSVINCGLLAKIPSQDIYPIFIRCGKKPIENLILELKKHSHSQSDDINLMITEIYSRKFKPVTLFFDQFEELFIFSGVNERKIIQNQLIKITNSNKRANIVIILREEYFACLSEFENDIPQIFNNRVRIEKMNRLQVKSVIENPLKICNIGIEEGINESIIEILCKQSHEIELTYLQILLDKLVQNALLEDPNNPQIKKEYLSKINDVGNILNDFLDEQINILPNSHDAEVILKAMVSSEGTKEPLKIDEISDRIKETGVEFTNELIHDLLQHFINLRIIKDKDEKDQYELKHDSLAKGVFQRMSLFEKEFIEAKRLINNRYNDFLKRQSLLDEKSLTFISSYEKRMVFSEEIKDFIKRSKRQLQLKKEEEQKFKDTLTSITYTNQIINAFLPSRKQFEENLKEYFIYIRPKELVGGDFYFLKKIENKVYLAVADSTGAGIPAALQSMLGLSLLNETITSNKLQAHEILNILRKKIITLLKQEETNSGDGYDMGLCIIDIGEKKMQFSNAFLPLYMFRDGKFTEFESKRIAIGYNPFFEGDIYQSCDIKLEKGDIFYLCTDGYANQMNGMTFQKYNTKRVRQLLQNIYTSPLETQPELLENEFLQWKGKYKQMDDILIVGFKVY is encoded by the coding sequence ATGAATGATGATCCTAACATATTTTTTGAAAATTCACTTGATGAGATATTTGACAAATTTAAGAAAACTGATATACCTCAGAATAAGCCACACAATCCTTATAAATTTCTTGATTCATATACGCTTGACGATAAAGATATTTTTTTTGGTAGAGAAAAAGAAATCGAAGAATTGTATCGAAAGTACAATTCTTCGAACCTACTATTAGTCTATGGACAATCTGGTACCGGCAAAACATCCGTTATCAATTGCGGTCTTCTGGCTAAGATTCCTTCTCAGGATATTTACCCGATATTTATCAGATGTGGTAAGAAACCAATTGAAAACCTTATCTTAGAATTAAAAAAACATTCTCATTCTCAGTCCGATGATATTAATCTTATGATCACTGAAATTTATTCAAGGAAATTCAAACCAGTTACCCTGTTTTTTGACCAATTTGAAGAATTGTTTATATTTTCAGGAGTTAATGAAAGAAAGATCATACAGAACCAACTTATAAAAATTACAAACTCGAATAAAAGAGCCAATATTGTTATCATCTTACGCGAAGAATATTTTGCCTGCTTATCGGAATTTGAAAACGACATACCACAAATTTTTAATAATAGGGTGAGAATTGAAAAGATGAATCGCTTACAGGTAAAGTCGGTTATTGAGAATCCTTTGAAAATTTGCAACATTGGTATTGAAGAAGGAATAAACGAAAGTATCATTGAAATTCTTTGTAAACAATCGCATGAAATTGAACTTACTTACTTACAGATTTTATTAGATAAATTGGTTCAAAATGCGCTTTTAGAAGATCCAAATAATCCGCAAATTAAAAAAGAATACCTTTCAAAAATTAATGATGTTGGCAATATATTAAATGATTTTCTTGACGAACAAATAAACATCCTGCCCAATTCACATGATGCAGAGGTTATTTTGAAGGCAATGGTTTCTTCAGAAGGCACAAAAGAGCCATTGAAAATCGATGAAATTTCTGATAGAATAAAAGAAACAGGAGTTGAATTTACCAATGAATTAATTCATGACCTTTTACAACATTTTATAAATCTGAGAATTATTAAAGACAAAGATGAAAAGGATCAATATGAGCTAAAACATGATAGCCTTGCTAAAGGTGTTTTTCAAAGAATGTCGTTATTTGAAAAAGAGTTTATTGAAGCAAAAAGACTGATAAATAACCGCTACAATGATTTCTTGAAGCGTCAGAGTTTACTTGATGAGAAATCGCTGACATTTATTTCTTCATACGAAAAACGCATGGTTTTTTCTGAAGAGATAAAAGATTTTATCAAACGAAGCAAGCGACAGTTACAGCTAAAAAAGGAAGAAGAGCAGAAATTTAAAGACACTCTCACATCTATTACCTACACCAATCAAATTATTAATGCATTTCTGCCATCACGGAAACAATTTGAAGAAAACCTAAAAGAATATTTTATTTATATCAGACCTAAAGAGCTTGTTGGTGGGGACTTCTATTTTTTAAAAAAAATTGAAAACAAAGTTTATTTGGCTGTTGCTGATAGTACAGGGGCAGGTATTCCAGCCGCTCTGCAAAGTATGCTAGGCCTATCGCTCTTAAATGAAACCATAACAAGTAATAAACTTCAGGCACATGAAATTTTGAATATACTTCGTAAGAAAATCATTACTTTACTTAAGCAGGAAGAAACAAATTCAGGTGATGGTTATGATATGGGATTATGCATTATCGATATAGGGGAAAAGAAAATGCAGTTTTCAAATGCATTTCTTCCCTTATATATGTTTAGGGATGGTAAGTTTACTGAATTTGAATCGAAGCGTATTGCCATTGGTTATAATCCGTTTTTTGAGGGAGATATTTATCAAAGTTGTGATATAAAACTGGAAAAAGGAGATATTTTTTATTTATGCACCGATGGGTATGCCAATCAAATGAATGGAATGACATTTCAAAAATATAATACCAAGCGGGTGCGACAACTGTTACAAAATATTTATACAAGTCCCTTGGAAACTCAACCTGAACTTTTAGAAAACGAATTTTTACAATGGAAAGGTAAATATAAGCAAATGGATGATATATTAATAGTTGGTTTTAAGGTTTATTAA